A genomic segment from Eubalaena glacialis isolate mEubGla1 chromosome 16, mEubGla1.1.hap2.+ XY, whole genome shotgun sequence encodes:
- the SLITRK1 gene encoding SLIT and NTRK-like protein 1, whose protein sequence is MLLWILLLETSLCFAAGNVTGDVCKEKICSCNEIEGDLHVDCEKKGFTSLQRFTAPTSQFYHLFLHGNSLTRLFPNEFANFYNAVSLHMENNGLHEIVPGAFLGLQLVKRLHINNNKIKSFRKQTFLGLDDLEYLQADFNLLRDIDPGAFQDLNKLEVLILNDNLISTLPANVFQYVPITHLDLRGNRLKTLPYEEVLEQIPGIAEILLEDNPWDCTCDLLSLKEWLENIPKNALIGRVVCEAPTRLQGKDLNETTEQDLCPLKNRVDSSLPAPPAQEETFAPGPLPTPFKTNGQEDHATPGSAPNGGTKIPGNWQIKIRPTAAIATGSARNKPPAHGLPCPGGCSCDHIPGSGLKMNCNNRNVSSLADLKPKLSNVQELFLRDNKIHSIRKSHFVDYKNLILLDLGNNNIATVENNTFKNLLDLRWLYMDSNYLDTLSREKFAGLQNLEYLNVEYNAIQLILPATFNAMPKLRILILNNNLLRSLPVDVFAGVSLSKLSLHNNYFMYLPVAGVLDQLTSIIQIDLHGNPWECSCTIVPFKQWAERLGSEVLMSDLKCETPVNFFRKDFMLLSNDEICPQLYARISPTLTSHSKNSTGLAETGTRSNSYLDTSRVSISVLVPGLLLVFVTSAFTVVGMLVFILRNRKRSKRRDANSSASEINSLQTVCDSSYWHNGPYNADGAHRVYDCGSHSLSD, encoded by the coding sequence ATGCTGCTTTGGATTCTGTTGCTGGAGACGTCTCTTTGTTTTGCCGCTGGAAACGTTACAGGGGACGTTTGCAAAGAGAAGATCTGTTCCTGCAATGAGATAGAAGGGGACCTACACGTAGACTGTGAAAAAAAGGGCTTTACAAGTCTTCAGCGTTTCACCGCCCCGACTTCCCAGTTTTACCATCTATTTCTGCACGGCAATTCCCTCACTCGACTTTTCCCTAATGAGTTCGCTAACTTTTATAATGCGGTTAGTTTGCACATGGAAAATAATGGGTTGCATGAAATCGTTCCTGGGGCTTTTCTGGGGCTGCAGCTGGTGAAAAGGCTGCACATCAATAACAACAAGATCAAATCTTTTCGAAAGCAGACTTTCCTGGGGCTGGACGATCTGGAATACCTCCAGGCTGATTTTAATTTATTACGGGATATAGACCCGGGGGCCTTCCAGGACTTGAACAAGCTGGAGGTACTCATTTTAAACGACAATCTCATCAGCACCCTACCTGCCAATGTGTTCCAATATGTGCCCATCACTCACCTCGACCTCCGGGGAAACAGGCTGAAAACGCTGCCCTACGAGGAGGTCTTGGAGCAAATCCCTGGCATTGCCGAGATCCTGCTAGAGGATAACCCATGGGACTGCACTTGTGATCTGCTCTCCCTGAAAGAATGGCTCGAAAACATTCCCAAAAATGCCCTGATCGGCCGAGTAGTCTGCGAAGCCCCCACCAGACTGCAGGGCAAAGACCTCAATGAAACCACTGAACAGGACTTGTGTCCTTTGAAAAACAGAGTGGATTCTAGTCTCCCGGCTCCCCCTGCCCAAGAAGAGACCTTCGCTCCTGGCCCCCTGCCAACTCCTTTCAAGACAAATGGGCAAGAAGATCATGCCACCCCAGGGTCGGCTCCAAACGGAGGTACAAAGATCCCAGGCAACTGGCAGATCAAAATCAGACCCACGGCAGCGATAGCTACCGGCAGCGCCAGAAACAAACCCCCAGCCCACGGCTTGCCCTGCCCTGGGGGCTGCAGCTGCGACCACATCCCAGGGTCGGGTTTAAAGATGAACTGCAACAACCGGAACGTGAGCAGCTTGGCTGATTTGAAGCCCAAGCTTTCCAACGTGCAGGAGCTTTTCCTGCGAGATAACAAGATCCATAGCATCCGAAAGTCGCACTTTGTGGATTACAAGAATCTCATTCTGTTGGATCTGGGCAACAATAACATTGCCACCGTAGAGAACAACACTTTTAAGAATCTTTTGGACCTCAGGTGGTTGTACATGGATAGTAACTACCTTGACACGCTGTCCCGGGAGAAATTCGCCGGCCTGCAAAACCTTGAGTACCTCAACGTGGAGTACAACGCCATCCAGCTCATCCTGCCTGCCACCTTCAACGCCATGCCCAAACTGAGGATCCTCATTCTCAACAACAACTTGCTGAGGTCCCTACCCGTGGACGTGTTTGCTGGGGTCTCGCTCTCTAAACTCAGCCTGCACAACAATTACTTCATGTACCTTCCGGTGGCAGGGGTGCTGGACCAGTTAACCTCCATCATCCAGATAGACCTGCACGGAAACCCTTGGGAGTGCTCCTGCACCATTGTGCCTTTCAAGCAATGGGCAGAACGCCTGGGTTCCGAAGTGCTGATGAGCGACCTCAAGTGCGAGACGCCAGTGAACTTCTTTAGGAAGGATTTCATGCTGCTGTCCAATGACGAGATCTGCCCCCAGCTGTACGCGAGGATCTCGCCCACGTTAACTTCGCACAGTAAAAACAGCACCGGGTTGGCGGAGACCGGGACACGCTCCAACTCCTACTTAGACACCAGCAGGGTGTCCATCTCCGTGTTGGTCCCGGGACTGCTGCTGGTGTTTGTCACCTCCGCCTTCACTGTGGTGGGCATGCTCGTGTTTATCCTGAGGAATCGAAAGCGGTCCAAGAGAAGGGACGCCAACTCCTCGGCCTCCGAAATTAATTCCCTACAGACAGTCTGTGACTCTTCCTACTGGCACAATGGGCCTTACAACGCAGATGGGGCCCACAGAGTGTATGACTGTGGCTCCCACTCGCTCTCAGACTAA